A stretch of Anas acuta chromosome 3, bAnaAcu1.1, whole genome shotgun sequence DNA encodes these proteins:
- the SNX5 gene encoding sorting nexin-5 isoform X1, with the protein MALLREDAQSKLRSVSVDLNVDPSLQIDIPDALSEKDRVKFTVHTKTTLPAFQSSEFSVTRQHEDFVWLHDTLTETEEYAGLIIPPAPSKPDFDGPREKMQKLGEGEVSMTKEEFAKMKQELEAEYLAVFKKTVSSHEIFLQRISSHPVLSKDRNFHVFLEYDQDLSVRRKNTKEMFGGFLKSVVKSADEVLFSGVKEVDDFFEQEKTFLVNYYNRIKDACAKADKMTRSHKNVADDYIYTSACLNSLALEEPTVIKKYLLKVAELFEKLRKVESRVSSDEDLKLSELLRYYMLNIEAAKDLLYRRTRALVNYENSNKALDKARLKSKDVRLAEEHQQDCCQKFEKISESAKQELMSFKQKRIAAFRKNLIEMAELEIKHAKNNVSLLQSCIDLFKN; encoded by the exons ATGGCCCTGCTCCGGGAGGACGCGCAGAGCAAG CTGAGGTCCGTGTCTGTAGACCTGAATGTTGATCCTTCTCTTCAAATTGACATACCGGATGCCCTGAGTGAAAAGGACAGAGTGAAGTTCACGGTACATACTAAG ACTACGCTGCCAGCTTTTCAAAGCTCTGAGTTTTCAGTTACAAGGCAGCACGAAGACTTTGTGTGGCTGCACGATACGCTCACTGAAACTGAGGAATATGCCGGCCTCATT ATACCTCCCGCACCTTCAAAGCCGGACTTTGATGGTCCCAGAGAGAAGATGCAGAAACTAGGAGAAGGGGAAGTGTCTATGACAAAAGAGGAGTTTGCCAAAATGAAGCAAGAACTGGAAGC tgaatACCTTGCTGTCTTCAAGAAGACTGTATCATCACATGAGATCTTCCTTCAGAGGATTTCTTCTCACCCTGTGCTCAGCAAAGATCgcaattttcatgttttcctggAGTATGACCAGGAT CTGAGTGTTcgaaggaaaaacacaaaagagatGTTTGGTGGCTTTCTAAAAAGTGTGGTAAAGAGTGCTGATGAAGTTCTCTTCTCTGGAGTCAAG GAAGTAGATGACTTTTTTGAGCAAGAGAAGACTTTTCTTGTAAACTACTACAACAGAATCAAGGATGCATGTGCAAAAGCAGATAAGATGACAAGATCTCATAAAA ATGTTGCAGATGACTATATTTATACTTCAGCTTGCTTGAACAGCCTGGCATTAGAAGAACCTACAGTTATCAAAAA GTATCTCTTGAAAGTTGCTGAGCTCTTTGAGAAACTCAGG AAAGTGGAGAGTAGAGTTTCTTCAGATGAAGACTTAAAGCTCTCTGAACTGTTGAGATACTACATGCTCAATATAGAAGCTGCTAAG GATCTTCTGTACAGACGTACAAGGGCTCTTGTCAATTATGAAAATTCAAACAAAGCTCTAGACAAAGCCAGGCTAAAGAGCAAGGACGTCAGGCTGGCGGAGGAACATCAGCAGGACTGTTGTCAGAAGTTTGAAAAGATTTCAGAATCTGCAAAACAAG AATTGATGAGCTTCAAACAGAAGAGAATAGCAGCCTTCCGCAAAAACCTAATTGAAATGGCagaactggaaataaaacatgcaaag aaCAATGTGTCTCTCCTGCAAAGCTGTATTGACTTGTTCAAGAACTAA
- the SNX5 gene encoding sorting nexin-5 isoform X2 — protein MQQLRSVSVDLNVDPSLQIDIPDALSEKDRVKFTVHTKTTLPAFQSSEFSVTRQHEDFVWLHDTLTETEEYAGLIIPPAPSKPDFDGPREKMQKLGEGEVSMTKEEFAKMKQELEAEYLAVFKKTVSSHEIFLQRISSHPVLSKDRNFHVFLEYDQDLSVRRKNTKEMFGGFLKSVVKSADEVLFSGVKEVDDFFEQEKTFLVNYYNRIKDACAKADKMTRSHKNVADDYIYTSACLNSLALEEPTVIKKYLLKVAELFEKLRKVESRVSSDEDLKLSELLRYYMLNIEAAKDLLYRRTRALVNYENSNKALDKARLKSKDVRLAEEHQQDCCQKFEKISESAKQELMSFKQKRIAAFRKNLIEMAELEIKHAKNNVSLLQSCIDLFKN, from the exons ATGCAGCAG CTGAGGTCCGTGTCTGTAGACCTGAATGTTGATCCTTCTCTTCAAATTGACATACCGGATGCCCTGAGTGAAAAGGACAGAGTGAAGTTCACGGTACATACTAAG ACTACGCTGCCAGCTTTTCAAAGCTCTGAGTTTTCAGTTACAAGGCAGCACGAAGACTTTGTGTGGCTGCACGATACGCTCACTGAAACTGAGGAATATGCCGGCCTCATT ATACCTCCCGCACCTTCAAAGCCGGACTTTGATGGTCCCAGAGAGAAGATGCAGAAACTAGGAGAAGGGGAAGTGTCTATGACAAAAGAGGAGTTTGCCAAAATGAAGCAAGAACTGGAAGC tgaatACCTTGCTGTCTTCAAGAAGACTGTATCATCACATGAGATCTTCCTTCAGAGGATTTCTTCTCACCCTGTGCTCAGCAAAGATCgcaattttcatgttttcctggAGTATGACCAGGAT CTGAGTGTTcgaaggaaaaacacaaaagagatGTTTGGTGGCTTTCTAAAAAGTGTGGTAAAGAGTGCTGATGAAGTTCTCTTCTCTGGAGTCAAG GAAGTAGATGACTTTTTTGAGCAAGAGAAGACTTTTCTTGTAAACTACTACAACAGAATCAAGGATGCATGTGCAAAAGCAGATAAGATGACAAGATCTCATAAAA ATGTTGCAGATGACTATATTTATACTTCAGCTTGCTTGAACAGCCTGGCATTAGAAGAACCTACAGTTATCAAAAA GTATCTCTTGAAAGTTGCTGAGCTCTTTGAGAAACTCAGG AAAGTGGAGAGTAGAGTTTCTTCAGATGAAGACTTAAAGCTCTCTGAACTGTTGAGATACTACATGCTCAATATAGAAGCTGCTAAG GATCTTCTGTACAGACGTACAAGGGCTCTTGTCAATTATGAAAATTCAAACAAAGCTCTAGACAAAGCCAGGCTAAAGAGCAAGGACGTCAGGCTGGCGGAGGAACATCAGCAGGACTGTTGTCAGAAGTTTGAAAAGATTTCAGAATCTGCAAAACAAG AATTGATGAGCTTCAAACAGAAGAGAATAGCAGCCTTCCGCAAAAACCTAATTGAAATGGCagaactggaaataaaacatgcaaag aaCAATGTGTCTCTCCTGCAAAGCTGTATTGACTTGTTCAAGAACTAA
- the MGME1 gene encoding mitochondrial genome maintenance exonuclease 1, with protein MLRVRMTFLQLLCRKPERLEMVFQLRHCKKQFPYMCLATSACLYSKKKKVNSYEQVDQEKYKSLVFSVTSYKASAQTPETILEEDGLLYGQPLKHAPPDEAETKTPKNWIPLINPNKRTPLLDSDSNLPMKIALQKTKIPSVTRILQQTIPPQQAFYLERWKQKMIEELGKDGFAEYTKNLFLQGELFHAALESMFLPEESAAKEQGEDAAISGYLSSVQHVLKDISEVRVLESAVQHGTLQYLGLVDCVAKYRGQLCVIDWKTSEKLKPSLKNTFDNPLQVAAYVGAINHDANYDFQVNCGLIVVAYKNGCPAHPHFMGPELCSQYWNKWLLRLEEYMDRN; from the exons ATGCTTCGTGTCAGAATGACTTTCCTACAGCTACTGTGCAGGAAACCCGAGAGACTGGAAATGGTTTTTCAACTACGGCATTGCAAAAAGCAGTTCCCATACATGTGTCTGGCTACCTCCGCTTGTCTttacagcaagaagaaaaaagtgaacaGTTATGAGCAAGTTGatcaagaaaaatacaaaagcttGGTCTTTTCTGTTACATCTTACAAAGCCAGTGCCCAAACACCAGAGACAATACTTGAAGAAGACGGTTTGTTATATGGACAGCCACTTAAACACGCACCTCCAGATGAAGCTGAAACAAAAACTCCCAAGAACTGGATTCCTCTCATAAACCCCAACAAGAGGACTCCGCTTCTTGACAGCGACTCCAACCTGCCCATGAAAAttgctttgcagaaaacaaaaatccccagcGTTACCCGTATCCTTCAACAGACCATCCCTCCACAGCAAGCCTTTTACCTAGAAAGGTGGAAGCAGAAAATGATAGAGGAACTTGGGAAGGATGGCTTTGCAGAGTATACTAAAA ATCTTTTCCTTCAAGGAGAGCTCTTCCACGCAGCTTTGGAATCTATGTTTTTGCCTGAAGAGTCGGCAGCTAAGGAGCAGGGAGAAGACGCTGCTATTTCTGGCTACTTATCAAGCGTGCAACACGTCTTAAAAGACATCAGTGAAGTCAGAGTTCTGGAAAGCGCAGTTCAGCATGGAACTCTTCAGTATCTGGGCCTGGTAGACTGCGTGGCTAAGTATCG AGGCCAGTTGTGTGTGATTGACTGGAAGACATCAGAGAAACTGAAGCCGTCCCTGAAGAATACTTTTGACAACCCACTGCAGGTTGCAGCGTATGTTGGGGCCATCAATCACGATGCCAATTATGACTTCCAG GTCAATTGTGGACTCATAGTGGTTGCCTATAAGAACGGTTGCCCCGCACATCCGCACTTCATGGGTCCAGAGCTGTGCTCACAGTACTGGAATAAGTGGCTTCTGCGCCTCGAGGAATACATGGACAGAAACTGA